From the genome of Vigna angularis cultivar LongXiaoDou No.4 chromosome 11, ASM1680809v1, whole genome shotgun sequence, one region includes:
- the LOC108334472 gene encoding beta-glucuronosyltransferase GlcAT14A produces the protein MGFLNIEKKWLYPFLVCSAICMLFLVTSFNMGLVSSIHSINSLFFFLPSHLRSNQTSPVLKEKRATPAPAPTPAKPGIPRFAYLMSGSKGDLEKLWRTLHALYHPLNHYVVHMDLESPIEERNEIAHRIERQHVFAEVGNVYFITKSNMVTYRGPTMVSNTLHACAILLKRSKDWDWFINLSASDYPLVTQDDLLFTFSDLDRGLNFIEHTSHLGWKFDKRAMPLIVDPGLYMSNKSDVFWVEPKRPLPTAFKLFTGSAWMVLSHDFVEYIIWGWDNLPRTLLMYYTNFLSSPEGYFQTVACNVPELAKTIVNNDLHYISWDNPPKQHPHVLNINDTDKMFESGAAFARKFNQDDPSLDVIDKKILRRRNGLFPLGGWCAGRPKCSEIGNIYKLKPGPGSQKLHRLVTGLILKAKSGEDQCK, from the exons ATGGGGTTCTTAAACATAGAGAAGAAATGGTTATATCCTTTCCTAGTGTGTTCAGCCATATGCATGCTCTTTCTAGTCACATCCTTCAACATGGGTCTTGTGTCTTCAATTCACTCTATCAATTCACTGTTCTTCTTTCTACCATCTCATTTACGCTCAAACCAGACTTCCCCAGTTTTGAAGGAGAAGAGGGctactcctgctcctgctccgaCACCGGCTAAGCCTGGGATTCCTCGTTTTGCCTATTTAATGTCTGGTTCAAAAGGTGATTTGGAAAAGCTTTGGAGAACTCTCCATGCTCTCTATCATCCACTAAACCATTATGTTGTTCATATGGACCTTGAATCGCCCATAGAGGAAAGGAATGAGATTGCTCATAGAATTGAAAGACAACATGTTTTCGCTGAGGTTGGAAACGTTTATTTCATCACAAAGTCTAACATGGTCACTTACCGAGGACCAACCATGGTTTCTAATACTCTTCATGCTTGTGCCATTCTGCTCAAGAGAAGTAAAGATTGGGATTGGTTCATTAATCTTAGTGCTTCAGACTATCCTCTTGTGACTCAGGATG ATCTACTATTTACTTTTTCAGATTTAGATAGAGGCCTTAACTTCATTGAGCACACTAGTCACTTAGGATGGAAGTT TGATAAGCGAGCAATGCCTTTAATTGTAGACCCCGGGCTTTACATGTCAAACAAATCTGATGTATTTTGGGTCGAACCTAAGAGACCCTTGCCAACAGCATTTAAACTTTTCACTG GTTCAGCATGGATGGTTTTGTCACATGACTTTGTTGAGTATATTATATGGGGATGGGACAATCTGCCAAGAACCCTTCTCATGTACTACACTAATTTTTTGTCTTCCCCTGAAGGATACTTTCAGACTGTTGCATGCAATGTGCCAGAGTTAGCTAAAACCATTGTCAATAATGACTTGCATTATATTTCCTGGGACAACCCTCCTAAACAGCACCCTCATGTGCTTAACATTAATGACACAGATAAAATGTTTGAAAGTGGTGCTGCCTTTGCTAGAAAATTTAATCAAGATGATCCATCCTTGGATGTGATTGATAAGAAAATTCTCCGTAGGAGAAATGGACTATTCCCTCTTGGCGGCTGGTGTGCTGGAAGACCCAAATGTTCTGAGATTGGGAACATTTATAAACTCAAACCTGGTCCAGGGTCTCAAAAACTTCATCGCCTTGTCACTGGGCTAATTTTGAAGGCTAAGTCTGGTGAGGATCAGTGTAAATAG
- the LOC108332776 gene encoding uncharacterized protein LOC108332776, which produces MKRPTPSGTDRSKHYAYHKKMGHTTEECVTLKDKIEELIRARQLKKYIWVYRPQAPAERPAPRQTYRPDRSRNDRADRPRSKRRRSRSRSRSHERPLRHVRALQSVHSVDKPRRTMLPITFSDDDFHASDPDQDDPMVITTEIAKYGVSKVLVDQGSSMNILYWKTFQ; this is translated from the coding sequence ATGAAGCGGCCTACTCCGTCAGGCACGGACAGGAGCAAACACTACGCCTACCACAAGAAGATGGGTCATACCACCGAAGAGTGTGTGACCctaaaggataaaattgaagaGTTGATCCGGGCGAGGCAGCTCAAGAAGTACATTTGGGTTTACCGCCCTCAGGCACCCGCGGAGCGGCCCGCCCCGCGACAGACATACAGGCCCGACAGGTCTAGGAATGATCGAGCTGATCGCCCCCGCTCGAAGCGACGACGAAGCAGAAGTCGCAGTAGAAGCCACGAACGTCCCTTGCGTCACGTGCGGGCCCTGCAGTCCGTGCACTCGGTGGACAAGCCCCGCCGCACGATGCTGCCCATCACGTTCTCGGATGACGACTTCCACGCCTCCGACCCCGACCAGGATGATCCGATGGTCATAACGACAGAGATCGCCAAGTACGGCGTCAGCAAAGTCTTGGTCGATCAGGGGAGTTCGATGAACATCCTCTACTGGAAAACTTTCCAGTAG